The proteins below come from a single Micropterus dolomieu isolate WLL.071019.BEF.003 ecotype Adirondacks linkage group LG05, ASM2129224v1, whole genome shotgun sequence genomic window:
- the LOC123971185 gene encoding 5-hydroxytryptamine receptor 3A-like: MQAVFDLQSFRPAVNLSNPTITNISFTLYAVLGVNEKTQILTTFLWLRLYWHHEFLVWDPDECDGVTRISLPVSRLWSPDIIVYEFVDDDVSQACPYVYLNHTGRIRWDRMLRLVSACNLEIFSFPFDVQNCTFTFGSYMHTIKDVRVSPALTFKEMSENSKRYLEASGEWELVDILGETSILQFGIDEWDIITFWVVIKRRPILYVVNLLIPSSFLMVIDILSFYLPPHSVDRASFKMTLILGYTVFLLIMNDLLPSTANGTPIIGIYFSVCLALMVISLLETVVITNVLHHSSMKYQEVPHWVRVVVLKYIANLICYRWSEDVHPPSVTQKDKPDSSNGVSGPWIIQPASQTPAQHPTSTGGTAALPELQQICQYLGDLRDHLTSLQKESELQDKWCHVGYVLDYLLFRIYLLLISCYALVIIFMWCVWINQS; encoded by the exons ATGCAGGCGGTGTTTGACCTACAATCCTTCAGGCCAGCAGTGAACCTCAGCAATCCCACCATAACCAACATCTCCTTCACTCTGTATGCTGTCCTGGGGGTG aatgaaaaaacacagataCTCACTACTTTCTTATGGCTGAGACTG TACTGGCACCATGAGTTCCTAGTTTGGGACCCTGATGAGTGTGACGGCGTCACCAGGATTTCTCTCCCTGTGAGTCGGCTCTGGTCTCCGGACATCATTGTGTATGAGTT TGTGGATGATGATGTTTCCCAAGCGTGTCCTTACGTCTACTTGAACCACACAGGTCGCATCCGCTGGGACAGGATGCTTAGGCTTGTCTCAGCCTGCAACCTGGAGATCTTCAGCTTTCCTTTTGACGTGCAGAATTGCACATTTACATTTGGCTCCTACATGCACACCA tAAAGGACGTAAGGGTGAGTCCGGCCCTGACCTTTAAGGAGATGTCTGAAAACTCAAAGCGTTACCTGGAAGCCAGTGGAGAGTGGGAGCTGGTGGACATACTGGGGGAGACCTCCATCCTCCAGTTTGGGATTGACGAGTGGGACATCATCACCTTCTGG GTGGTCATAAAGCGCCGGCCAATTCTCTATGTGGTCAACCTGCTGATCCCCAGCTCCTTCCTCATGGTCATCGACATCCTGTCCTTCTACCTGCCCCCCCATAGCGTTGACCGCGCTTCCTTTAAGATGACCCTCATCCTGGGCTACACCGTCTTCCTGCTCATCATGAACGACCTGCTGCCCAGCACAGCAAACGGCACGCCCATCATAG GTATctatttctctgtgtgtctggcCCTCATGGTCATCAGTCTACTGGAGACAGTCGTCATTACCAATGTCCTCCACCACAGCTCCATGAAATATCAAGAGGTCCCCCACTGGGTAAGGGTGGTTGTGCTCAAATACATCGCCAACCTCATCTGCTACCGATGGTCGGAGGATGTCCACCCCCCGTCTGTAACACAAAAGGATAAACCTGACAGCTCAAATGGCGTTTCAGGGCCGTGGATCATCCAACCAGCAAGCCAGACACCTGCCCAGCACCCAACCAGCACTGGAG GTACTGCTGCTCTGCCTGAGCTGCAACAGATCTGTCAATACCTAGGGGACCTTCGTGACCACCTCACTTCGCTGCAGAAGGAGAGCGAGCTGCAGGACAAGTGGTGCCACGTAGGATATGTCCTCGACTACCTGCTCTTTCGCATCTATCTGCTGCTCATCTCCTGTTATGCCCTGGTCATCATCTTCATGTGGTGCGTCTGGATCAACCAGTCCTAA